In the genome of Neofelis nebulosa isolate mNeoNeb1 chromosome 6, mNeoNeb1.pri, whole genome shotgun sequence, one region contains:
- the POU5F1 gene encoding POU domain, class 5, transcription factor 1 yields MAGHLASDLAFSPPPGGGGDAPGGPEPGWVDPRTWLSFQGPPGGSGIGPGVGPGAEVWGIPPCPPPYEFCGGMTYCGPQVGVGLVPQGGLETSQPEGERGAGVESNSEGASPEPCAAPPGAVKPDKEKLEQNTEESQDIKALQKDLEQFAKLLKQKRITLGYTQADVGLTLGVLFGKVFSQTTICRFEALQLSFKNMCKLRPLLQKWVEEADNNENLQEICKAETLVQARKRKRTSIENRVRGNLENMFLQCPKPTLQQISHIAQQLGLEKDVVRVWFCNRRQKGKRSSSDYSQREDFEAAGSPFSGAPVSFPLAPGPHFGTPGYGSPHFTTLYSSVPFPEGEAFPSVSVTTLGSPMHSN; encoded by the exons ATGGCGGGACACCTGGCTTCCGACTTGGCCTTCTCGCCCCCGCCAGGCGGTGGAGGCGATGCGCCGGGAGGGCCGGAGCCCGGCTGGGTTGACCCTCGGACCTGGCTGAGCTTCCAAGGCCCTCCCGGCGGGTCAGGAATCGGGCCCGGGGTTGGGCCGGGCGCTGAGGTGTGGGGGATTCCCCCGTGCCCCCCGCCGTATGAGTTCTGCGGGGGGATGACGTACTGTGGGCCTCAGGTTGGAGTGGGGCTGGTGCCCCAAGGCGGCCTGGAGACCTCTCAGCCAGAGGGCGAaaggggagccggggtggagagCAACTCCGAGGGGGCCTCCCCTGAGCCCTGCGCTGCCCCACCTGGGGCTGTGAAGCCGGACAAGGAGAAGCTGGAGCAAAACACCGAGGAG TCCCAGGACATCAAAGCTCTGCAGAAAGACCTGGAACAATTTGCCAAACTCCTGAAGCAGAAGAGGATCACCCTGGGATATACtcaggccgatgtggggctcacccTGGGGGTTCTCTTTG GGAAGGTGTTCAGCCAAACAACCATCTGCCGTTTTGAGGCTTTGCAGCTCAGTTTCAAGAACATGTGTAAGCTGCGACCCCTGCTGCAGAAGTGGGTGGAGGAAGCTGACAACAACGAAAATCTGCAGGag ATATGCAAAGCAGAGACACTTGTGCAGGCCCGAAAGAGAAAGCGAACAAGTATCGAGAACCGAGTGAGAGGCAACCTGGAGAACATGTTCCTGCAGTGCCCGAAACCCACCCTGCAGCAGATCAGCCACATTGCCCAGCAGCTCGGGCTGGAGAAGGAT GTGGTCCGAGTGTGGTTCTGCAATCGTCGCCAGAAGGGCAAACGATCAAGCAGTGACTATTCGCAACGAGAGGATTTTGAGGCTGCTGGGTCCCCTTTCTCAGGGGCACCAGTATCCTTTCCTCTGGCACCAGGGCCCCATTTTGGTACCCCAGGCTATGGAAGCCCTCACTTCACTACACTGTACTCCTCAGTCCCTTTCCCTGAGGGTGAAGcctttccctctgtgtctgttACCACTCTGGGCTCTCCCATGCATTCAAACTGA